Proteins from a single region of Larus michahellis chromosome 13, bLarMic1.1, whole genome shotgun sequence:
- the SGSM1 gene encoding small G protein signaling modulator 1 isoform X2 → MAAAPAEAETRQRLLRTVKKEVKQIMEEAVTRKFVHEDSSHIISFCAAVEACVLYGLKRRAAGFLRSNKIAALFMKVGKSFPLAEELCKKVQDLEQLIENARNQVQGIPENVRKMPKLPNLSPQAIKHLWIRTALFEKVLDKIVHYLVENSSKYYEKEALLMDPVDGPILASLLVGPCALEYTKMKTADHFWTDPSADELVQRHRIHSSHCRQDSPTKRPALCIQKRHSSGSMDDRPSLSARDYVESLHQNSRATLLYGKNNVLVQPRDDMEAIPGYLSLHQTADIMALKWTPNQLMNGSVGDLDYEKSVYWDYAMTIRLEEIVYLHCHQQDSGGTVVLVSQDGIQRPPLRFPRGGHLLQFLSCLENGLLPHGQLDPPLWSQRGKGKVFPKLRKRSPQGSSESASDKEDDEATDYVFRIIYPGTQSEFVPQDLMDTSGAGLPPMWQPSTRKSSCSSCSQSGSSDGGPSNGCSHERAPLKLLCDNMKYQILSRAFYGWLAYCRHLSTVRTHLSALVNHNIVSPDVPCNASSGLTVDIWQRYLQDSTTYEDRELLRLIYYGGIQHEIRKAVWPFLLGHYQFGMTEAERKEADDQIRTCYEHTMAEWLGCEAIVRQREKESHAAALAKCSSGASLDSHIQRMMHRDSTISNESSQSCSSGRQNHARLQSDSSSSTQVFESVDEVEQTEADAQLEDGKPSKMPNGTVPNGTCSPDSGHPSSQNFSIASGFSERSFSNEDSALETNKSSASSQGKAGGSDMPAPQDPDGAQREEKLQGQDTLEGEFPTGGSVDFVAPVGERSAEVLRDHDTVALTVVESWADSEAEKQSLVESEGNLSEEPEMESLYPQLDSLAVADLANSEASAISSTGVTYSPELLDMYTVNLHRIEKDVQRCDRNYWYFTPANLEKLRNIMCSYIWQHIEIGYVQGMCDLLAPLLVILDDEALAFSCFTELMKRMNQNFPHGGAMDTHFANMRSLIQILDSELFELMHQNGDYTHFYFCYRWFLLDFKRELVYDDVFAVWETIWAAAHVSSAHYVLFIALALVEMYRDIILENNMDFTDIIKFFNEMAERHNTKQILKLARDLVYKVQTLIENK, encoded by the exons GTGAAGCAGATCATGGAAGAGGCGGTGACGAGGAAGTTTGTACATGAGGACAGCAGCCACATCATCTCCTTCTGCG CTGCTGTGGAAGCCTGTGTCTTGTACGGCTTGAAGCGGAGGGCGGCAGGATTCCTACGCAGCAACAAGATAGCAGCTCTGTTTATGAAGGTGGGCAAGAGCTTTCCTCTGGCAGAAGAGCTTTGCAAGAAGGTGCAAGACCTGGAGCAGCTCATTGAGAATGC GCGAAATCAAGTCCAGGGCATCCCGGAGAACGTGCGCAAGATGCCGAAGCTGCCCAACCTGTCTCCTCAAGCCATCAAGCACCTCTGGATCCGCACAGCCCTCTTTGAGAAGGTCTTGGATAAAATCGTGCATTACTTGGTAGAAAACAGCAG TAAGTACTATGAGAAAGAAGCTCTCCTGATGGATCCCGTGGATGGGCCAATTCTTGCATCTTTATTGG TGGGGCCCTGTGCGCTGGAGTACACGAAGATGAAGACGGCTGACCACTTCTGGACAGACCCCTCGGCTGACGAGCTGGTTCAGAGGCACCGGATCCACAGCTCCCACTGTCGCCAGGACTCGCCCACCAAGCGCCCGGCGCTCTGT ATTCAGAAAAGGCATTCGAGTGGCAGTATGGATGACCGGCCGTCGCTGTCTGCCAGGGACTACGTGGAGTCGCTGCACCAGAATTCCCGAGCCACGCTCCTCTACGGCAAGAACAACGTCCTGGTGCAGCCA CGAGACGACATGGAGGCAATCCCGGGATATCTGTCCCTTCACCAGACTGCCGACATCATGGCGCTGAAGTGGACTCCCAACCAGCTGATGAATGGCTCCGTGGGGGATCTGGACTATGAGAAGAG CGTGTACTGGGACTATGCCATGACTATTCGCCTGGAGGAGATAGTCTATTTGCACTGTCACCAGCAAG ACAGCGGTGGAACGGTTGTCTTGGTGAGCCAGGATGGGATTCAGAGGCCCCCGCTGCGCTTCCCCAGAGGAGGGCACTTACTGCAGttcctgtcctgcctggagaacggcctcctgccccacgggcAGCTGGATCCACCCCTCTGGTCGCAGCGGGGAAAG GGGAAGGTGTTTCCCAAGCTGAGGAAGCGAAGTCCCCAGGGCTCCTCCGAGTCTGCGTCCGACAAGGAAGATGACGAAGCCACAGATTACGTTTTCAGAATAATCTACCCAGGGACGCAGTCTGAATTCG TGCCCCAGGACCTGATGGACACGTCAGGTGCTGGCCTGCCTCCCATGTGGCAgcccagcacccgcaagtcctcctgctcctcctgctctcaGAGTGGCTCCTCCGACGGTGGGCCATCCAACGGCTGCAGCCATGAAAG AGCTCCGCTGAAGCTCCTGTGTGACAATATGAAGTACCAGATCCTCTCCCGGGCCTTCTATGGCT GGCTGGCCTATTGCAGACACCTCTCCACGGTGCGAACCCACCTATCTGCGCTGGTTAACCACAACATTGTGTCTCCTGATGTGCCCTGCAACGCCAGCTCGGGACTGACCGTGGACATATGGCAGAGATACCTGCAGGACAGCACG ACTTACGAGGACCGGGAGCTGCTGCGGCTGATCTACTATGGCGGGATCCAGCACGAGATCAGGAAGGCGGTCTGGCCCTTCCTTTTGGGCCATTATCAGTTTGGGATGACggaggcagaaaggaaagag GCTGATGACCAGATCCGTACCTGCTACGAGCACACCATGGCCGAGTGGCTGGGCTGCGAGGCCATTGTCCGGCAGCGGGAGAAGGAGTCGCACGCGGCAGCTCTGGCCAAATGCTCCTCCGGGGCCAGTCTGGATTCCCACATTCAGAGGATGATGCACAGGGACTCGACGATCAGCAATGAG TCTTctcagagctgcagctctggccgACAGAATCACGCCCGGCTGCAGAGCGACTCCAGCTCCAGCACGCAG GTGTTTGAATCTGTTGATGAAGTGGAACAGACCGAAGCAGATGCTCAGCTGGAAGACGGCAAACCCAGCAAGATGCCTAACGGGACGGTTCCCAACGGCACGTGTTCCCCTGATTCCGGCCACCCCTCTTCCCAGAACTTCTCCATCGCATCGGGATTTTCAGAGCGCAGCTTTAGCAATGAAGACAGCGCCCTGGAAACCAACAAATCCTCGGCCAGCTCTCAGGGAAAGGCCGGTGGGTCCGACATGCCGGCCCCACAGGACCCGGATGGTGCCCAGCGAGAGGAGAAGCTGCAGGGCCAGGACACCCTGGAAGGCGAATTTCCCACCGGTGGAAGCGTGGACTTTGTGGCCCCCGTGGGTGAGAGGTCGGCAGAGGTCCTGCGTGATCATGACACAGTGGCCCTGACTGTGGTAGAGAGCTGGGCAGACAGCgaagctgaaaagcaaagcttGGTGGAGAGCGAAGGTAACCTCTCTGAGGAGCCGGAGATGGAGAGTTTGTACCCGCAGCTGGATTCTCTGGCTGTAGCTGATCTGGCCAACAGCGAAGCATCTGCCATCTCCTCCACGGGTGTCACCTACTCT CCAGAGCTACTGGACATGTACACGGTGAACCTGCACCGCATTGAGAAGGACGTGCAGCGATGTGACCGCAACTACTGGTACTTCACCCCTGCCAACCTGGAGAAACTCCGCAACATCATGTGCAG CTACATCTGGCAGCACATTGAGATCGGCTATGTGCAGGGGATGTGTGATCTGCTAGCCCCTCTCCTGGTCATCTTGGATGATG AGGCTCTGGCTTTCAGCTGTTTCACCGAGCTTATGAAGAGGATGAATCAGAACTTCCCCCACGGAGGAGCCATGGACACCCACTTTGCCAACATGAGATCTCTGATCCAG ATCCTGGACTCTGAGCTCTTTGAGCTGATGCACCAGAATGGTGATTACACTCATTTCTACTTCTGCTACCGATGGTTTctcctggacttcaagagag AGCTGGTGTATGATGACGTCTTCGCGGTCTGGGAGACCATCTGGGCAGCTGCACACGTTTCCTCTGCACACTATGTCCTCTTCATTGCTCTGGCTTTGGTGGAAATGTACCGGGACATAATCTTGGAGAACAACATGGATTTTACAGACATCATCAAGTTTTTCAACG AAATGGCTGAGCGGCACAACACCAAGCAGATCCTGAAGCTGGCTCGGGACCTTGTCTATAAAGTCCAGACTCTGATCGAGAACAAATGA
- the SGSM1 gene encoding small G protein signaling modulator 1 isoform X1, translated as MAAAPAEAETRQRLLRTVKKEVKQIMEEAVTRKFVHEDSSHIISFCAAVEACVLYGLKRRAAGFLRSNKIAALFMKVGKSFPLAEELCKKVQDLEQLIENARNQVQGIPENVRKMPKLPNLSPQAIKHLWIRTALFEKVLDKIVHYLVENSSKYYEKEALLMDPVDGPILASLLVGPCALEYTKMKTADHFWTDPSADELVQRHRIHSSHCRQDSPTKRPALCIQKRHSSGSMDDRPSLSARDYVESLHQNSRATLLYGKNNVLVQPRDDMEAIPGYLSLHQTADIMALKWTPNQLMNGSVGDLDYEKSVYWDYAMTIRLEEIVYLHCHQQVDSGGTVVLVSQDGIQRPPLRFPRGGHLLQFLSCLENGLLPHGQLDPPLWSQRGKGKVFPKLRKRSPQGSSESASDKEDDEATDYVFRIIYPGTQSEFVPQDLMDTSGAGLPPMWQPSTRKSSCSSCSQSGSSDGGPSNGCSHERAPLKLLCDNMKYQILSRAFYGWLAYCRHLSTVRTHLSALVNHNIVSPDVPCNASSGLTVDIWQRYLQDSTTYEDRELLRLIYYGGIQHEIRKAVWPFLLGHYQFGMTEAERKEADDQIRTCYEHTMAEWLGCEAIVRQREKESHAAALAKCSSGASLDSHIQRMMHRDSTISNESSQSCSSGRQNHARLQSDSSSSTQVFESVDEVEQTEADAQLEDGKPSKMPNGTVPNGTCSPDSGHPSSQNFSIASGFSERSFSNEDSALETNKSSASSQGKAGGSDMPAPQDPDGAQREEKLQGQDTLEGEFPTGGSVDFVAPVGERSAEVLRDHDTVALTVVESWADSEAEKQSLVESEGNLSEEPEMESLYPQLDSLAVADLANSEASAISSTGVTYSPELLDMYTVNLHRIEKDVQRCDRNYWYFTPANLEKLRNIMCSYIWQHIEIGYVQGMCDLLAPLLVILDDEALAFSCFTELMKRMNQNFPHGGAMDTHFANMRSLIQILDSELFELMHQNGDYTHFYFCYRWFLLDFKRELVYDDVFAVWETIWAAAHVSSAHYVLFIALALVEMYRDIILENNMDFTDIIKFFNEMAERHNTKQILKLARDLVYKVQTLIENK; from the exons GTGAAGCAGATCATGGAAGAGGCGGTGACGAGGAAGTTTGTACATGAGGACAGCAGCCACATCATCTCCTTCTGCG CTGCTGTGGAAGCCTGTGTCTTGTACGGCTTGAAGCGGAGGGCGGCAGGATTCCTACGCAGCAACAAGATAGCAGCTCTGTTTATGAAGGTGGGCAAGAGCTTTCCTCTGGCAGAAGAGCTTTGCAAGAAGGTGCAAGACCTGGAGCAGCTCATTGAGAATGC GCGAAATCAAGTCCAGGGCATCCCGGAGAACGTGCGCAAGATGCCGAAGCTGCCCAACCTGTCTCCTCAAGCCATCAAGCACCTCTGGATCCGCACAGCCCTCTTTGAGAAGGTCTTGGATAAAATCGTGCATTACTTGGTAGAAAACAGCAG TAAGTACTATGAGAAAGAAGCTCTCCTGATGGATCCCGTGGATGGGCCAATTCTTGCATCTTTATTGG TGGGGCCCTGTGCGCTGGAGTACACGAAGATGAAGACGGCTGACCACTTCTGGACAGACCCCTCGGCTGACGAGCTGGTTCAGAGGCACCGGATCCACAGCTCCCACTGTCGCCAGGACTCGCCCACCAAGCGCCCGGCGCTCTGT ATTCAGAAAAGGCATTCGAGTGGCAGTATGGATGACCGGCCGTCGCTGTCTGCCAGGGACTACGTGGAGTCGCTGCACCAGAATTCCCGAGCCACGCTCCTCTACGGCAAGAACAACGTCCTGGTGCAGCCA CGAGACGACATGGAGGCAATCCCGGGATATCTGTCCCTTCACCAGACTGCCGACATCATGGCGCTGAAGTGGACTCCCAACCAGCTGATGAATGGCTCCGTGGGGGATCTGGACTATGAGAAGAG CGTGTACTGGGACTATGCCATGACTATTCGCCTGGAGGAGATAGTCTATTTGCACTGTCACCAGCAAG TAGACAGCGGTGGAACGGTTGTCTTGGTGAGCCAGGATGGGATTCAGAGGCCCCCGCTGCGCTTCCCCAGAGGAGGGCACTTACTGCAGttcctgtcctgcctggagaacggcctcctgccccacgggcAGCTGGATCCACCCCTCTGGTCGCAGCGGGGAAAG GGGAAGGTGTTTCCCAAGCTGAGGAAGCGAAGTCCCCAGGGCTCCTCCGAGTCTGCGTCCGACAAGGAAGATGACGAAGCCACAGATTACGTTTTCAGAATAATCTACCCAGGGACGCAGTCTGAATTCG TGCCCCAGGACCTGATGGACACGTCAGGTGCTGGCCTGCCTCCCATGTGGCAgcccagcacccgcaagtcctcctgctcctcctgctctcaGAGTGGCTCCTCCGACGGTGGGCCATCCAACGGCTGCAGCCATGAAAG AGCTCCGCTGAAGCTCCTGTGTGACAATATGAAGTACCAGATCCTCTCCCGGGCCTTCTATGGCT GGCTGGCCTATTGCAGACACCTCTCCACGGTGCGAACCCACCTATCTGCGCTGGTTAACCACAACATTGTGTCTCCTGATGTGCCCTGCAACGCCAGCTCGGGACTGACCGTGGACATATGGCAGAGATACCTGCAGGACAGCACG ACTTACGAGGACCGGGAGCTGCTGCGGCTGATCTACTATGGCGGGATCCAGCACGAGATCAGGAAGGCGGTCTGGCCCTTCCTTTTGGGCCATTATCAGTTTGGGATGACggaggcagaaaggaaagag GCTGATGACCAGATCCGTACCTGCTACGAGCACACCATGGCCGAGTGGCTGGGCTGCGAGGCCATTGTCCGGCAGCGGGAGAAGGAGTCGCACGCGGCAGCTCTGGCCAAATGCTCCTCCGGGGCCAGTCTGGATTCCCACATTCAGAGGATGATGCACAGGGACTCGACGATCAGCAATGAG TCTTctcagagctgcagctctggccgACAGAATCACGCCCGGCTGCAGAGCGACTCCAGCTCCAGCACGCAG GTGTTTGAATCTGTTGATGAAGTGGAACAGACCGAAGCAGATGCTCAGCTGGAAGACGGCAAACCCAGCAAGATGCCTAACGGGACGGTTCCCAACGGCACGTGTTCCCCTGATTCCGGCCACCCCTCTTCCCAGAACTTCTCCATCGCATCGGGATTTTCAGAGCGCAGCTTTAGCAATGAAGACAGCGCCCTGGAAACCAACAAATCCTCGGCCAGCTCTCAGGGAAAGGCCGGTGGGTCCGACATGCCGGCCCCACAGGACCCGGATGGTGCCCAGCGAGAGGAGAAGCTGCAGGGCCAGGACACCCTGGAAGGCGAATTTCCCACCGGTGGAAGCGTGGACTTTGTGGCCCCCGTGGGTGAGAGGTCGGCAGAGGTCCTGCGTGATCATGACACAGTGGCCCTGACTGTGGTAGAGAGCTGGGCAGACAGCgaagctgaaaagcaaagcttGGTGGAGAGCGAAGGTAACCTCTCTGAGGAGCCGGAGATGGAGAGTTTGTACCCGCAGCTGGATTCTCTGGCTGTAGCTGATCTGGCCAACAGCGAAGCATCTGCCATCTCCTCCACGGGTGTCACCTACTCT CCAGAGCTACTGGACATGTACACGGTGAACCTGCACCGCATTGAGAAGGACGTGCAGCGATGTGACCGCAACTACTGGTACTTCACCCCTGCCAACCTGGAGAAACTCCGCAACATCATGTGCAG CTACATCTGGCAGCACATTGAGATCGGCTATGTGCAGGGGATGTGTGATCTGCTAGCCCCTCTCCTGGTCATCTTGGATGATG AGGCTCTGGCTTTCAGCTGTTTCACCGAGCTTATGAAGAGGATGAATCAGAACTTCCCCCACGGAGGAGCCATGGACACCCACTTTGCCAACATGAGATCTCTGATCCAG ATCCTGGACTCTGAGCTCTTTGAGCTGATGCACCAGAATGGTGATTACACTCATTTCTACTTCTGCTACCGATGGTTTctcctggacttcaagagag AGCTGGTGTATGATGACGTCTTCGCGGTCTGGGAGACCATCTGGGCAGCTGCACACGTTTCCTCTGCACACTATGTCCTCTTCATTGCTCTGGCTTTGGTGGAAATGTACCGGGACATAATCTTGGAGAACAACATGGATTTTACAGACATCATCAAGTTTTTCAACG AAATGGCTGAGCGGCACAACACCAAGCAGATCCTGAAGCTGGCTCGGGACCTTGTCTATAAAGTCCAGACTCTGATCGAGAACAAATGA
- the SGSM1 gene encoding small G protein signaling modulator 1 isoform X3, which yields MAAAPAEAETRQRLLRTVKKEVKQIMEEAVTRKFVHEDSSHIISFCAAVEACVLYGLKRRAAGFLRSNKIAALFMKVGKSFPLAEELCKKVQDLEQLIENARNQVQGIPENVRKMPKLPNLSPQAIKHLWIRTALFEKVLDKIVHYLVENSSKYYEKEALLMDPVDGPILASLLVGPCALEYTKMKTADHFWTDPSADELVQRHRIHSSHCRQDSPTKRPALCIQKRHSSGSMDDRPSLSARDYVESLHQNSRATLLYGKNNVLVQPRDDMEAIPGYLSLHQTADIMALKWTPNQLMNGSVGDLDYEKSVYWDYAMTIRLEEIVYLHCHQQVDSGGTVVLVSQDGIQRPPLRFPRGGHLLQFLSCLENGLLPHGQLDPPLWSQRGKGKVFPKLRKRSPQGSSESASDKEDDEATDYVFRIIYPGTQSEFVTINGNFHPFLPSVISITAVRGKIARTPAASKIVVIPKWFMSLPITSRPPLAALGATRHQLPQDLMDTSGAGLPPMWQPSTRKSSCSSCSQSGSSDGGPSNGCSHERAPLKLLCDNMKYQILSRAFYGWLAYCRHLSTVRTHLSALVNHNIVSPDVPCNASSGLTVDIWQRYLQDSTTYEDRELLRLIYYGGIQHEIRKAVWPFLLGHYQFGMTEAERKEADDQIRTCYEHTMAEWLGCEAIVRQREKESHAAALAKCSSGASLDSHIQRMMHRDSTISNESSQSCSSGRQNHARLQSDSSSSTQVFESVDEVEQTEADAQLEDGKPSKMPNGTVPNGTCSPDSGHPSSQNFSIASGFSERSFSNEDSALETNKSSASSQGKAGGSDMPAPQDPDGAQREEKLQGQDTLEGEFPTGGSVDFVAPVGERSAEVLRDHDTVALTVVESWADSEAEKQSLVESEGNLSEEPEMESLYPQLDSLAVADLANSEASAISSTGVTYSPELLDMYTVNLHRIEKDVQRCDRNYWYFTPANLEKLRNIMCSYIWQHIEIGYVQGMCDLLAPLLVILDDEALAFSCFTELMKRMNQNFPHGGAMDTHFANMRSLIQILDSELFELMHQNGDYTHFYFCYRWFLLDFKRELVYDDVFAVWETIWAAAHVSSAHYVLFIALALVEMYRDIILENNMDFTDIIKFFNEMAERHNTKQILKLARDLVYKVQTLIENK from the exons GTGAAGCAGATCATGGAAGAGGCGGTGACGAGGAAGTTTGTACATGAGGACAGCAGCCACATCATCTCCTTCTGCG CTGCTGTGGAAGCCTGTGTCTTGTACGGCTTGAAGCGGAGGGCGGCAGGATTCCTACGCAGCAACAAGATAGCAGCTCTGTTTATGAAGGTGGGCAAGAGCTTTCCTCTGGCAGAAGAGCTTTGCAAGAAGGTGCAAGACCTGGAGCAGCTCATTGAGAATGC GCGAAATCAAGTCCAGGGCATCCCGGAGAACGTGCGCAAGATGCCGAAGCTGCCCAACCTGTCTCCTCAAGCCATCAAGCACCTCTGGATCCGCACAGCCCTCTTTGAGAAGGTCTTGGATAAAATCGTGCATTACTTGGTAGAAAACAGCAG TAAGTACTATGAGAAAGAAGCTCTCCTGATGGATCCCGTGGATGGGCCAATTCTTGCATCTTTATTGG TGGGGCCCTGTGCGCTGGAGTACACGAAGATGAAGACGGCTGACCACTTCTGGACAGACCCCTCGGCTGACGAGCTGGTTCAGAGGCACCGGATCCACAGCTCCCACTGTCGCCAGGACTCGCCCACCAAGCGCCCGGCGCTCTGT ATTCAGAAAAGGCATTCGAGTGGCAGTATGGATGACCGGCCGTCGCTGTCTGCCAGGGACTACGTGGAGTCGCTGCACCAGAATTCCCGAGCCACGCTCCTCTACGGCAAGAACAACGTCCTGGTGCAGCCA CGAGACGACATGGAGGCAATCCCGGGATATCTGTCCCTTCACCAGACTGCCGACATCATGGCGCTGAAGTGGACTCCCAACCAGCTGATGAATGGCTCCGTGGGGGATCTGGACTATGAGAAGAG CGTGTACTGGGACTATGCCATGACTATTCGCCTGGAGGAGATAGTCTATTTGCACTGTCACCAGCAAG TAGACAGCGGTGGAACGGTTGTCTTGGTGAGCCAGGATGGGATTCAGAGGCCCCCGCTGCGCTTCCCCAGAGGAGGGCACTTACTGCAGttcctgtcctgcctggagaacggcctcctgccccacgggcAGCTGGATCCACCCCTCTGGTCGCAGCGGGGAAAG GGGAAGGTGTTTCCCAAGCTGAGGAAGCGAAGTCCCCAGGGCTCCTCCGAGTCTGCGTCCGACAAGGAAGATGACGAAGCCACAGATTACGTTTTCAGAATAATCTACCCAGGGACGCAGTCTGAATTCG TTACCATTAATGGTAATTTTCATCCATTCCTTCCGTCTGTGATCTCCATCACTGCTGTGAGAGGGAAGATCGCGAGGACTCCAGCTGCAAGCAAGATAGTGGTGATCCCTAAATGGTTTATGAGCCTCCCCATCACGTCCCGACCTCCCCTTGCTGCTCTGGGGGCCACTCGGCATCAGT TGCCCCAGGACCTGATGGACACGTCAGGTGCTGGCCTGCCTCCCATGTGGCAgcccagcacccgcaagtcctcctgctcctcctgctctcaGAGTGGCTCCTCCGACGGTGGGCCATCCAACGGCTGCAGCCATGAAAG AGCTCCGCTGAAGCTCCTGTGTGACAATATGAAGTACCAGATCCTCTCCCGGGCCTTCTATGGCT GGCTGGCCTATTGCAGACACCTCTCCACGGTGCGAACCCACCTATCTGCGCTGGTTAACCACAACATTGTGTCTCCTGATGTGCCCTGCAACGCCAGCTCGGGACTGACCGTGGACATATGGCAGAGATACCTGCAGGACAGCACG ACTTACGAGGACCGGGAGCTGCTGCGGCTGATCTACTATGGCGGGATCCAGCACGAGATCAGGAAGGCGGTCTGGCCCTTCCTTTTGGGCCATTATCAGTTTGGGATGACggaggcagaaaggaaagag GCTGATGACCAGATCCGTACCTGCTACGAGCACACCATGGCCGAGTGGCTGGGCTGCGAGGCCATTGTCCGGCAGCGGGAGAAGGAGTCGCACGCGGCAGCTCTGGCCAAATGCTCCTCCGGGGCCAGTCTGGATTCCCACATTCAGAGGATGATGCACAGGGACTCGACGATCAGCAATGAG TCTTctcagagctgcagctctggccgACAGAATCACGCCCGGCTGCAGAGCGACTCCAGCTCCAGCACGCAG GTGTTTGAATCTGTTGATGAAGTGGAACAGACCGAAGCAGATGCTCAGCTGGAAGACGGCAAACCCAGCAAGATGCCTAACGGGACGGTTCCCAACGGCACGTGTTCCCCTGATTCCGGCCACCCCTCTTCCCAGAACTTCTCCATCGCATCGGGATTTTCAGAGCGCAGCTTTAGCAATGAAGACAGCGCCCTGGAAACCAACAAATCCTCGGCCAGCTCTCAGGGAAAGGCCGGTGGGTCCGACATGCCGGCCCCACAGGACCCGGATGGTGCCCAGCGAGAGGAGAAGCTGCAGGGCCAGGACACCCTGGAAGGCGAATTTCCCACCGGTGGAAGCGTGGACTTTGTGGCCCCCGTGGGTGAGAGGTCGGCAGAGGTCCTGCGTGATCATGACACAGTGGCCCTGACTGTGGTAGAGAGCTGGGCAGACAGCgaagctgaaaagcaaagcttGGTGGAGAGCGAAGGTAACCTCTCTGAGGAGCCGGAGATGGAGAGTTTGTACCCGCAGCTGGATTCTCTGGCTGTAGCTGATCTGGCCAACAGCGAAGCATCTGCCATCTCCTCCACGGGTGTCACCTACTCT CCAGAGCTACTGGACATGTACACGGTGAACCTGCACCGCATTGAGAAGGACGTGCAGCGATGTGACCGCAACTACTGGTACTTCACCCCTGCCAACCTGGAGAAACTCCGCAACATCATGTGCAG CTACATCTGGCAGCACATTGAGATCGGCTATGTGCAGGGGATGTGTGATCTGCTAGCCCCTCTCCTGGTCATCTTGGATGATG AGGCTCTGGCTTTCAGCTGTTTCACCGAGCTTATGAAGAGGATGAATCAGAACTTCCCCCACGGAGGAGCCATGGACACCCACTTTGCCAACATGAGATCTCTGATCCAG ATCCTGGACTCTGAGCTCTTTGAGCTGATGCACCAGAATGGTGATTACACTCATTTCTACTTCTGCTACCGATGGTTTctcctggacttcaagagag AGCTGGTGTATGATGACGTCTTCGCGGTCTGGGAGACCATCTGGGCAGCTGCACACGTTTCCTCTGCACACTATGTCCTCTTCATTGCTCTGGCTTTGGTGGAAATGTACCGGGACATAATCTTGGAGAACAACATGGATTTTACAGACATCATCAAGTTTTTCAACG AAATGGCTGAGCGGCACAACACCAAGCAGATCCTGAAGCTGGCTCGGGACCTTGTCTATAAAGTCCAGACTCTGATCGAGAACAAATGA